ATGGCTATTTAGCTTCAGGATTTACACAGGAAAGAATTAGTAAGCCCAACAACAGTAGAATTATTGTCCAGCGAACCAGTGGAATACTTACGATCGTCATGCCAAGATTGAAATTCTCTATAGAAACTTTTGGTGTATACTCCTTAGTCTTAATGTTTCTTTTTAGCTGGTTTCTGTCTATATTCTTTGAAGTTTTGAATTATACAAATGGAGCACTTAGATTATTTACTACAGTAGTATTCTGGATTTTAATCGCAGCTATTTTTGGTGTTGTCATATACAAGTGTGTTTCCAGAGAAATTATTCATATAAGACGGCTTGGATATTTAATTGAGGAAGATTTCTTGGGGCTAAGAATGAAACATTCAGAAAGCGACTACCCCATAACTTCAATAAATCAGCAAATGGCAATGTTTGATCATGAAGGAGATAAAGCGAAATCTTTTATACGTTTAAAGACAAGTGAAGGGAACCATTATTTTGGTGCAGGGTTAACAAATGCTGAATATATTTGGCTTGAGCAAGAAATTAAGGACTTTTTAGGGCTTGAATAACAATCGATCGCAGCAATAAACCCCTGCTAAGTAAATAACAAGGGCCTGCAAAAAAAATGGGGGTGGAGGGACTTGAACCCTCACGACTTATAAGGTCAACGGATTTTCATTCTCCCGCAGCTTTCGCCACTGCCATGATTAAAAAACATCTATTAATCACGATCGGCTTTGAGAATTGGACTCTCCCTTTACCCTCGCCCTGGTTTATTTCCAGTCAAGCCAGAAAAAACACCACGTTAGGGTAGCTCCCGTCGAGTCTCTGCACCTTCCCACTGCTAAATAATTCAACAATGGGCTTGGCTCAGGATTGCCATACCAGCATTAGATCGCAAAATCTAAACTTACCAGGCTTAGGTTTCCCTGAATTTGAGAGCTGACACTTGCAAAATTTCTTTAGCAAGGCTCAATTTTCTTAAGTCCGCAGCGTCTACCATTCCGCCACACCCCCAAGCTTTGCTATTTTAGCGCAATCATTGCAAACCGGAGCGAAAAGATCGCCAACTTTGCCATTTCCTTTAGATTTAATAGTTTGAGTCAATTTGCTCAGGGCGATCGCTACTAATCATTGCCATCGAGATCATCGGTTCGATCGGAACGGGGCACGATCGCTTCAAACTCCTGCGCCAGAGTGGGTACTTGCACCTCATCGGCGGCAATCTCCTTCAGCTCCTGTAACTTGGCCTCCAGGCGAGAAATCCGCTCGCCCAGGCGTTGTTGAATCCCCGCCGAGCCCGATCGCGTACAACTGCGGCACACCTCACCCAAAACCTTATCTCGATCGTTATGCAAGGCCGCAAACAAAAACTGATTATTCTTAGCCCGAATCGGCGTTGCTCTTTGGCCACAAATCACGCATTCAACCGGCACCTTGCCACCATAAACGCTCTTTTCCCAGCTAATGTGCATGTGCTCCTCTCATTTACCGACTTCACCAACTGCCAGTTTAGTTAGAAATATGCCTAATCTAAGCTCGATATTTAACCTTTATCTCTAGGCTAACCTGTTTTGCTGGGATTATTAAGTATTTGAGATGACTACAACAAGCCCCGATTGAAATGATTGCCCTTATATACCCAGAATGGTCGCATAAAGGGGAAGGCAATTTCTGACCATTTGGTTACCTTGCGATCGCGGATACCCCGTAGCAACTTAGTATAATTTTTCAGCACCAATGCATCACGGATACAATCAATCAGTGGATAGCTCTCGCCCACCAACCGCCAGCCATAGCCCTCATCCTGGCAGCGTTTTTTAAGTTGCTTGTAGGTGTAGTCGTGGGTGTGATAGACCCAGCCTTCACCATAGACAATTTCATTACCCTGGTGGTGTACCTGGCGCTGAAATCCTTTGTCCTCAAAGATCGACATCTTGCCAAAGGGGTGCTGCTGCCAGGCCGATCGGCGGATCGCTGCATTCACGGTCGAAAAGCCCATGTTGTGAAAACGGCTAATCCAGTTTTTAGACTCGGAAGTAAAATAAAACGTCTCGCCGCAGGAATCCCAGAAAAAACGATGCATATCAAGGCGCTCACGGATGCCACCCTGCACCGCCAGCAAATTCTCATCCTGGTTAAAGGGCTCCACCATTTGCTCAAGCCAGTTTCGATCGCCTGGTTCGGCATCTTGATTAATAAAAATCAACACCTTGCCAGAGGCAGCAGCGGCGGCCTGATCACGGGTGAGGCCATGATTAAAAGTGCTATTGGGGATTTCCAACAGCTTGACCGGAAATTCATTGATGATGGCGATCGTATCTGGCCGGGAACCCGAATCAATGATCACTACCTCATATGCTTTGTTGGTCTGCTGTGCATAAATCGCTTGAAGGGTTTTACGCAGCAACTCGCCGCCATTGTAGGTGGGGATAATAATACTTGCTTCCATTGGTTCAGACTAGATGCCCACTTGGTATAAGAACAATTCTGAGTTGCTTGATTAGCTTGATTACTTAACAGAATAATTGAAATGCAATTACCCGATCGTGAGGATTCGGCAAGATTAGATGCTGATAAGCGATCCCGTGAAAATATCTATGGTGCAGTTTACCGCTAATCCTTAATATTTTGTAACTTAAATATTTTGTAACTTAATATGTCCCTCAGCACAACTCAGGGGCAAAGCGATCGCAATTAAATTGGTTAGTAACTGACTCGATATCACTTACTAATCGACCAATAGGGTAATTGTTGGGTTGGCTCGATCGTTACGCCCTTTATGCCTTTCCCAGCAAATGCATATTCTTTGTTTTGCCACAGCGGAATAAACGGCACATCCCGCGCCAGGATTTCTTGAATTCTTCCTAACATCTGGTTTCGCTCGATCGGGTCTTGCTCGATTCGCTGCTGGGCGATCAATTTGTTCATCTCTTCATTGTTGTAAAAAGAACCCCAATATTTGGTGCTGCCATCAATGCAACCATTTTCGTCGGCCTCATTACAGCGGAGAAAAGGCGAGATGAAGTTGTCAGGGTCAAAAAAGTCAGGAATCCAATCCAGCAAAAAGGTGGGATATGCGCCCTCTTCAATGAAAGCATAGGCGGTGGTTTTCGGCACTTTATCTAATTTCACCTTGATGATATTGCCCAAATTACGCTCGATCACTGCCTTGAGCGTACTAACCACCAGATCGCCACTACCGGCATATTGGGGGGGATACCACAAATTCAATAGCAAAGGATTTTGGTCAGAATAGCCAGCCTCTGCTAGTAATTGCCGCGCCAGTTCACCATTGCCATCGCCATATCGTTCTTGAAAAGTAGGCTTATAGGCATTGAATGTGATCGGCACCATGCTATAAACCGGCGTGCGTTGATTCAGGAATACCCGTTTTTGCAGCAAAGGCCGATCGATCGCCGCCGCGATCGCCTGTCGCACTCGCACATCATCCAAGGGTGGCTGCTTCACATTTACCACCATAAATAAAAGCGTTGCCCCCTGGCCCGATGTCACTGTCCAACCTTCGGCAGCAGCGTTATCTTCAATATTCTTGATCTGGGTGGGGCTGAGGGTTTGAAATGCCACATCCACCGCCCCGGTTTTAAAGGCATTGAGCAGATTGCCATTGGAGGAAATAAACTGCATGTCGATCCCAGCGTTGGCAGGCTTTTCGCCCCAATAATCCGCGAACGCATCCAGGCGCAATACATTGCCTTCTTTATATTCAATGAGCTGATATGGGCCAGTGCCGACCAGGTTATTCGGCTGAAATTCTGTACTTTCAGCATAGGCCGTCGGGGAGATCGCCCCCGCTCCCGTAAAGGCAAGCAGCTTGGGGAAAAATTGCAGCGGCTGTTTGAGTTTGATTACCAGTTCTGTGACTGAGGTAGCCTCCACCGATTCCACATCATCGAGCAGGAAAGAAGGAGAACCATCTAGATCGATAAACCGTTGCAACGAAAACGCCATCGCCGTCGCATCAAAATCAGTCCCATCATGGAATTTAACCCCCTCCCGAATTGGGATCCGATAGGTTAAACCATCGGCGCTAATCTCAGGTAGGGCAGTTGCCAATTGGGGCACAATTTCGGTTGTACCGGGGGCATAGGTATAGAGCCGATCGAGCGTATTAAATAATATATTGCCGGAGAGTAACTCAAAGGCATCGGCGGGATCGAGGGTACGCAATTCACCGATCGTGCCGATCGTGATCCGGTTCGCTGCATTCGTGCCAGTGGGATCAGGGGCATTGGGCTGATTACCAACATTACTACAAGCAAAAAGAATGCTGACTAGCAGCAGGCTAACCAGCACATATTTTAAAAACTTGAAGCCACGCTTAAACCAACGTTTGATCGTGTAATTCACTTAATGGCACTTAAATTTAAATAACTAGCTACAGCTAACTGGCTCGCCCACTTCTTTGGGGGTTGCGAACGAAGTACCACAGCTACAGGACTTACTAGCATTGGGATTGCGGAATCTAAACCCACCCCCCATCAGATCTTCGGTGTAGTCAAGCTCTAGCCCCTTAAGCTGGCCTAAATCTTCTTCACCAATCACAATATTCACGCCACTACATTCATACTCATGATCGGTGGCTTGTAGCTGATCGGCAAATTCCATCACATAGGACAGGCCAGAACACCCCCCCTTTTTGATCCCTAACCTCAATGGCGCTGTGGTACTTTTTTGATTTTGCAGGCTTCTAACCCGGCTAACTGCGGCTTCAGTAAGAACGATCATATCCAGAACCTCTTTGTTTATCTATACTATGCAATATTTGGGCAATATTTGGGCAATATTTGGGCGATGAGCTGATTAATCTGCAAGTAAATCCAGATGTTATGTGAGTCATGGGTTTGATTGTTCTAGACAACCAACCCAGGTTTGGAGCGATTAGCCAGATGAATTTAGGCAAAGATATCACCAATCCGCAACCAGCTAATTATCTTTGAGCCATCTGCATGGGCAGATCTATGCTAATCAGCTTAATCATCAACTACAACCAAAGCTATACTAGCAAGAGCAACATTGGTATATCCGGCTACCTTTACAAACTTATACAAAGGCTTAGTCAGTAAACACTTGTGAACACCCAGTTTACGCACTCCCTTATCCAGGAATAGGCCAGAGAACAGGTGGAAATCGCGGTGGGCTCTGATTACCTTAGCTAGTTTCTTTTTACAAAGCATATTTTCTACTTTCCCGATCGCGTCTAATTGAAATCTAACTTAAGCGGATTTAACAGAGTCTAGACTTATAATTTTACTACGATCGGATTGGGGTTGGTTTATGTAGCCAATTATAGACAAATATATATGGCTGTGCGATTTATTAGCGATTTTGTTTATGGCTAATGAAGATATATTAACTTGAAAGCCAGGTAGTTGGGAGTTAAGCAATTTAGTAGATGTTGCCACTGTATTGATTCATAACTCAGGTCATCCAGGTCATTTGTAATGCCGATCCATTACCGATCCATTTAAGTCCCTTCAAGCCATTTGATTTCTTTGATTCATAAGTATTTTAGTGTTTTGATCCCCTAAGTATTATGCAGTTTGCCGATCGCCTTAAATCTCTGAGTGCCAATGTATTTGCCGACATGGATGTGGCCAAGGCAGCCGCGATCGCAGCAGACCAGCACTTAATCGATCTGTCTTTGGGTTCCTCTGACCTGCCGACGGAAGGGTATATTCTGGAAGCGATCGCCCAGGCACTCCAAGACCCCACCACCCACGGCTATGCATTGTTCCAAAGCACTAGAGATTTTCGGGTGGCGGCAGCAAATTGGTATGCCCAAAAGTTTGGGATTACGGTTGACCCAGATACGGAAGTTCTGGCGCTAATTGGCTCCCAAGAAGGCACTGCCCATTTGCCCTTAGCATTGCTCAACCCCGGTGATTTTGCCCTGTTGCAAGATCCTGGCTACCCCTCTCACTATGGCGGTGTTTATTTAGCCAGTGGTCAAATGTATGGGATGCCGCTGCTGGCGGAGCATAATTTTTTGCCTGTGTTTAGTGATATCCCTACGCCTGTATTACAATCGGCCAAAATGATGGTGTTGAGCTATCCCCACAATCCCACCGCCGCGATCGCTAACTTAGACTTTTTCACTGAGGCCGTGGAATTTTGCCAGCAGTATAACCTTGCGCTGGTGCATGATTTTCCCTATGTAGATCTGGTGTTTGATCGCAGTCAACCGCCTTCGATTTTGCAAGCCGATCGGCAGCGGCAAGTGGCGATCGAATTTTTCACCATGTCCAAGTCCTATAATATGGGCGGCTTTCGGGTTGGCTTTGCGATCGGTAATCAGGCTTTAATCAAGGCATTGCGGCAGGTGAAGGCGGCAGTTGATTTTAATCAATATCGGGGCATTTTGCGGGGCGCGATCGTTGCTTTAGCAGGAAGTCAAGAGCCGATCGATCGGATGGTGCAAACTTTTCAGGATCGCCGCGATGCAATGGTCAAGGCTTTGGCGGAAATTGGCTGGAAAGTACCAACCCCAAGCGCAACGATGTATATCTGGGCGCGATTGCCAGAGCGGTTTGCATCTGACTCAGTTAAATTCTGCCAGGATTTAGTTCAGGCCACTGGGGTTGCCCTCTCACCTGGTAAAGGGTTTGGCAAAAGTGGCGAAGGTTATGTGCGTTTTGCCCTGGTGCATCCGCCATCGGTGTTGCAGGAGTCGGCGCGGCGGATTGGTGAGTTTATTAACTAACCTTCAATTAAACATTAACTAAAGCTGGCCTGCTTTCAATCGCGCCAGGAAGTCAGCATTCCGAAATTGGGGCTCCCCCTTTTCATACCTGGCCACCAGGGGCGGTTCCTTGCCAAACTCCACGTTAGTGTCATAGAGATAACCGCGATCGGCAGCGATCACGACCTGTTCGGCATGTTGCGCGATTTTTTCATAGGAATCTGTTACCACCTCTAGCGGGATAAACCGACCAGTGCGTTCCCCCCGGTTGATCACCCGTTCCACACCAATTTGGGCAGGCAACATTGCCCCAATCACGGTCACATGGTAGCCCCGCGATTGCAGGATACTAATTAACTTCAGCGCCTCTTCACGATCAGAAAGAGTGCCATCCCAGCAAAAACTCCGCTGAGTTTGGATCGACTCATTGCGGGTACGTCTGGCCAACAAAGATGATTCCTCATGGACACGACTGGCAGTGAGGCGATCTTTCGCTGCCAAACCTGCCTGGTATTCGGCAAAATCAGCCTTGAAATCATCGGCATTAATGATCGTGCCCGCCTGGCATAGATCGAGCTGCCGCAGTACCGTGCTTTTACCAGAACCAGGGCCACCCATGGTTAGGATCGCTTCTAGTTGTTCACTTTGAGCCACAGACTGCGCCAAGCGTTGCGCCACCAGAAATTCATATAGTAACTGCCGCTCGATATTGTCTGCGTAGGTGGTCAGGGTGCCGTTACGATCGACCCTGGGGTCAACCATCCCATCCAAACCATCCCGCCAGGGGGAATAGGTGGGATTCAGCTCGGCAATGAAGCGATCGGTAGAGTCGATTTTCTCCGCATATTGTTTAATAATTCCATAGCACGATGTCCCTTCACCACAGGGATCAAACCGCCGTTGGTTGGCCTCCGCTAACATCAGCCCTACGATCGTCTGGCGATATTCAAATGCCCGTTCTAAGCGTGGGTCAATCGCGCCCTGTGATCGCTCAAGCGAGGGAGCAATTTCAGCGGCGATCGCATTATTACCAAGGTCAATCAGACGCTTAGCAGAATTAGGGGCATTATTATCATGACCGCTAAGGCGAGATGGGGAGAGGTTTTGCCCTGGATTTGCAGCAACTGTACTCGTGATCAGACTGGCTGATTTGGCAGGATTAGCATGGGTTAAAAACAGGCGATCGCCATTGCTATCAATGTTATTAAAGGCAATGGGCATAATCGCAAACACGATCGCTGCCAAAATAAATAGCTTGCTCTTTTTGAGGATTTTGGTGCTTAGTCGGCTTTGGGATCGCGGCATAGTTCTGTATTGGGCTTGAAATGGCTATTTAGTTTAAATATTCTTTGGCCAGAGCATATTTTAATCTGCTCACAAGACCAGCATCTTAGCAATAGCATACCCACCTTAAATCCAGCTTAATTTGGGCAAGGGCAATTGAGCCCCATAGTTAAACATGCTTAAATATTAGGGCACAGATTGGGTACTATCTAACGTAATTGCCTTGCAACTGGATCAATTTCAACTCGATCGATTGGGCAGAATATTACTTGGTATTACTTGGTATTACTTATGCATTGCCTGGTGCTATGCGCTATGCCTATAGTTCGATCGGTCAAGAGCATAAATGGTTAAAAATACTTGCATAATCATTTATGGCTATTGGTTTGGTTGTTTAGAATCAGACAGGCAAAATAATTAAGAGGTTTTGAGATTTAATAACCTTATCTAGACCTGGGTGATTAGTTCAGGTGCTTAGGATGCAATTAAGCGATTAATAGCAATTAACTGCAATTAACCAAGCTGCGGCTAACCGCCATCAAAATAAAAAACCTCAAAACACAAATCTAAGGAGCTAACGTGAGAATTATTGCTTTTGCCCTATCACTACTGATTGGCTTTCTATCCTTCTTGCCTGTAGCCTGGGCCGCAGACATGAACATCAGCATTCAGGGTGACGATCGCTACATCACCATAAAAGATGACGGCACCCTTTATGGGCCTGGCCAAAGTCTGGTGGGTAAAGTAAAGCGCAATGGTGAATATGCCGATCTTGAGGGCAATGTTTTATTTAAGCTAGAAAAAAATGGTAAGCTGCTCGATCGCAATGGTGACTTACTGTTCACG
The sequence above is a segment of the Pseudanabaena sp. PCC 7367 genome. Coding sequences within it:
- a CDS encoding glycosyltransferase family 2 protein; translation: MEASIIIPTYNGGELLRKTLQAIYAQQTNKAYEVVIIDSGSRPDTIAIINEFPVKLLEIPNSTFNHGLTRDQAAAAASGKVLIFINQDAEPGDRNWLEQMVEPFNQDENLLAVQGGIRERLDMHRFFWDSCGETFYFTSESKNWISRFHNMGFSTVNAAIRRSAWQQHPFGKMSIFEDKGFQRQVHHQGNEIVYGEGWVYHTHDYTYKQLKKRCQDEGYGWRLVGESYPLIDCIRDALVLKNYTKLLRGIRDRKVTKWSEIAFPFMRPFWVYKGNHFNRGLL
- a CDS encoding ABC transporter substrate-binding protein; the encoded protein is MNYTIKRWFKRGFKFLKYVLVSLLLVSILFACSNVGNQPNAPDPTGTNAANRITIGTIGELRTLDPADAFELLSGNILFNTLDRLYTYAPGTTEIVPQLATALPEISADGLTYRIPIREGVKFHDGTDFDATAMAFSLQRFIDLDGSPSFLLDDVESVEATSVTELVIKLKQPLQFFPKLLAFTGAGAISPTAYAESTEFQPNNLVGTGPYQLIEYKEGNVLRLDAFADYWGEKPANAGIDMQFISSNGNLLNAFKTGAVDVAFQTLSPTQIKNIEDNAAAEGWTVTSGQGATLLFMVVNVKQPPLDDVRVRQAIAAAIDRPLLQKRVFLNQRTPVYSMVPITFNAYKPTFQERYGDGNGELARQLLAEAGYSDQNPLLLNLWYPPQYAGSGDLVVSTLKAVIERNLGNIIKVKLDKVPKTTAYAFIEEGAYPTFLLDWIPDFFDPDNFISPFLRCNEADENGCIDGSTKYWGSFYNNEEMNKLIAQQRIEQDPIERNQMLGRIQEILARDVPFIPLWQNKEYAFAGKGIKGVTIEPTQQLPYWSISK
- a CDS encoding HesB/IscA family protein, giving the protein MIVLTEAAVSRVRSLQNQKSTTAPLRLGIKKGGCSGLSYVMEFADQLQATDHEYECSGVNIVIGEEDLGQLKGLELDYTEDLMGGGFRFRNPNASKSCSCGTSFATPKEVGEPVSCS
- a CDS encoding LL-diaminopimelate aminotransferase translates to MQFADRLKSLSANVFADMDVAKAAAIAADQHLIDLSLGSSDLPTEGYILEAIAQALQDPTTHGYALFQSTRDFRVAAANWYAQKFGITVDPDTEVLALIGSQEGTAHLPLALLNPGDFALLQDPGYPSHYGGVYLASGQMYGMPLLAEHNFLPVFSDIPTPVLQSAKMMVLSYPHNPTAAIANLDFFTEAVEFCQQYNLALVHDFPYVDLVFDRSQPPSILQADRQRQVAIEFFTMSKSYNMGGFRVGFAIGNQALIKALRQVKAAVDFNQYRGILRGAIVALAGSQEPIDRMVQTFQDRRDAMVKALAEIGWKVPTPSATMYIWARLPERFASDSVKFCQDLVQATGVALSPGKGFGKSGEGYVRFALVHPPSVLQESARRIGEFIN
- a CDS encoding zeta toxin family protein — its product is MPRSQSRLSTKILKKSKLFILAAIVFAIMPIAFNNIDSNGDRLFLTHANPAKSASLITSTVAANPGQNLSPSRLSGHDNNAPNSAKRLIDLGNNAIAAEIAPSLERSQGAIDPRLERAFEYRQTIVGLMLAEANQRRFDPCGEGTSCYGIIKQYAEKIDSTDRFIAELNPTYSPWRDGLDGMVDPRVDRNGTLTTYADNIERQLLYEFLVAQRLAQSVAQSEQLEAILTMGGPGSGKSTVLRQLDLCQAGTIINADDFKADFAEYQAGLAAKDRLTASRVHEESSLLARRTRNESIQTQRSFCWDGTLSDREEALKLISILQSRGYHVTVIGAMLPAQIGVERVINRGERTGRFIPLEVVTDSYEKIAQHAEQVVIAADRGYLYDTNVEFGKEPPLVARYEKGEPQFRNADFLARLKAGQL